From Hallerella porci, a single genomic window includes:
- a CDS encoding leucine-rich repeat domain-containing protein yields the protein MTQFDDFQIIPEKLMFSVPSDRYCGKDFKKIKIRDMVEIIRAFAFENCKNLESVFLPDSVREIAAYAFKNCEKLREIHIPKTVTKIEEGAFQGTAWIKNLQEDFVIVGDGILFLYQGKETEVVIPSTVNTVASEAFQANEKITSVVIPDSVSEIDSHAFKNCKNLTQVTLPKNLSQIQDGVFDGCEKLTAISLPESIHCIKNSAFASCKNLKEICFPKNLESIGFMGFMHCENLQKVQFPESLKEIQVYTFAFCGKLSEIEFSNSIQSIDDDAFLECGIEHLTLPDSLEKLGDEAFKKCKHLKSAKLSESLKIIECSTFEDCKNLSEIQFPKELQNIELNAFKNTKWLNSFPDDFVRTDNGFLVKYQGHDKIVNIPDSVKMIGTKAFLNCKEMEVVNLSDSVKWMDDSAFMSCPNLRQIKIPNALEFFSTEMFCGCRRLSEFFATIKNYHYHVFFKSQRIYSYLENVFHKGFF from the coding sequence ATGACTCAATTCGATGATTTTCAAATAATTCCGGAAAAGCTTATGTTTTCGGTGCCGAGCGATAGGTATTGCGGAAAGGATTTTAAAAAAATTAAAATTCGTGATATGGTGGAAATTATTCGAGCATTTGCATTTGAAAATTGCAAAAATTTAGAAAGTGTTTTCTTGCCGGATTCGGTGCGAGAAATTGCAGCGTATGCTTTTAAAAATTGCGAAAAATTACGCGAAATTCATATTCCGAAAACGGTGACAAAAATTGAAGAAGGCGCGTTTCAAGGAACCGCTTGGATAAAAAATTTACAGGAAGATTTTGTTATTGTCGGCGATGGCATTTTATTTTTGTATCAAGGAAAAGAAACGGAAGTGGTGATTCCTAGCACGGTGAACACTGTGGCAAGCGAAGCATTTCAAGCAAATGAAAAAATCACTTCTGTCGTCATTCCCGATTCTGTCAGCGAAATTGATTCGCACGCTTTTAAAAATTGTAAAAATTTAACGCAAGTTACTTTGCCAAAAAATCTTTCGCAGATTCAAGATGGTGTATTTGACGGCTGCGAAAAATTAACCGCGATTTCGCTTCCCGAAAGTATTCATTGCATTAAAAATTCTGCGTTTGCATCATGCAAAAATTTGAAAGAAATTTGTTTTCCTAAAAATTTAGAATCCATCGGCTTTATGGGATTTATGCATTGCGAAAATTTGCAAAAAGTTCAATTTCCCGAATCGTTAAAAGAAATTCAAGTTTATACTTTTGCATTTTGCGGAAAACTTTCTGAAATTGAATTTTCCAATTCGATTCAATCAATTGATGATGATGCTTTTTTGGAATGCGGAATTGAGCATTTGACTTTGCCCGATTCTTTGGAAAAATTGGGAGACGAAGCTTTTAAAAAATGCAAGCATTTAAAATCGGCAAAACTCTCGGAATCCTTAAAGATAATTGAATGCAGTACTTTTGAAGATTGCAAAAATTTATCGGAAATTCAATTCCCGAAAGAACTTCAAAATATTGAGCTCAACGCATTTAAAAATACAAAATGGTTAAATTCTTTTCCCGATGATTTTGTGAGAACCGATAACGGATTTTTGGTGAAATATCAAGGGCATGATAAAATCGTTAACATTCCCGATTCCGTAAAAATGATCGGAACCAAAGCGTTTTTAAATTGCAAAGAAATGGAAGTGGTCAATTTATCGGATTCGGTAAAATGGATGGACGATAGCGCTTTTATGAGCTGCCCGAATTTACGACAAATTAAAATTCCGAATGCATTAGAATTTTTCTCCACTGAAATGTTTTGCGGTTGTCGTCGCTTATCGGAATTTTTTGCCACGATTAAAAATTATCATTATCATGTTTTTTTCAAATCCCAAAGAATTTACTCTTATTTGGAAAATGTTTTTCACAAAGGATTTTTCTAA
- a CDS encoding SPOR domain-containing protein: MKNVLCFFLAFFFFACSDHEGSYNPFSESKPYSLEITRTRSYYQAAKIVRRIRKMGAEAFIINRHEKNGEWYSVLSGALKDSSALNEYKSKLDSVYHFPKMKVVDYSKLDSATRVPIERPDSIKQGHRIAANKPAVPEEVYDGIQKFPTSDMFDSKRTGIVMLNNRAIKEVKKDVFDLPRGISLYTLSKYGTSFYSVIFRDNIFGDNVTLQALKRNDSRPHIVEASIVPISKTENGYDY, translated from the coding sequence ATGAAAAACGTTTTATGTTTTTTTCTTGCATTTTTCTTTTTTGCTTGTTCGGATCACGAGGGCTCTTATAATCCATTTAGTGAAAGTAAGCCGTATTCATTAGAAATTACACGGACGCGCTCTTATTATCAAGCGGCAAAAATTGTGCGGCGTATTCGTAAAATGGGTGCAGAAGCATTTATTATCAATCGTCATGAAAAAAATGGGGAGTGGTATAGCGTTCTTTCGGGCGCGTTGAAGGATTCATCGGCATTAAATGAGTACAAGTCAAAATTAGATAGTGTTTATCATTTTCCCAAAATGAAAGTCGTAGACTATTCAAAATTGGATAGCGCAACGCGCGTGCCTATAGAACGTCCGGATTCTATCAAGCAAGGACATCGTATTGCAGCAAATAAGCCTGCTGTTCCCGAAGAAGTTTATGATGGTATTCAAAAATTCCCGACGAGCGATATGTTTGATTCTAAACGTACGGGAATTGTGATGCTTAATAATCGTGCCATCAAAGAAGTAAAAAAAGATGTTTTTGATTTGCCTCGGGGTATTTCGCTTTACACTTTGAGCAAATATGGAACTTCATTTTATTCAGTTATTTTCCGCGATAATATTTTCGGGGATAATGTAACCCTTCAAGCATTAAAGAGAAATGATTCTCGCCCGCATATTGTAGAAGCGAGCATCGTTCCGATTTCAAAAACGGAAAACGGATACGACTATTGA
- a CDS encoding DUF1566 domain-containing protein codes for MKKLIILFALILSAVSFAAPPSNIQAVDLGLPSGTKWANMNVGAKKPADYGDYFAWGEVKPKKTYTEDNCQTCGRELDDIAGNAKYDAATANWGGKWKMPTIAQMRELKDKCTWVLIKLKNSKGVLVKVTGPNENSIFLPAAGDRDDSDLWGAGSFGFYWSSTPYENFSDGAYDLDFGSDGQHVSRRRYNGLSVRPVLE; via the coding sequence ATGAAAAAACTGATCATTTTATTTGCGCTAATTTTGAGTGCAGTAAGTTTTGCAGCACCACCTTCAAATATACAAGCGGTTGACTTGGGGCTACCCAGCGGCACCAAGTGGGCGAACATGAATGTGGGCGCGAAAAAGCCTGCAGATTATGGCGATTACTTTGCGTGGGGCGAGGTAAAGCCAAAAAAGACATACACAGAAGACAACTGCCAGACTTGTGGTCGTGAGCTTGACGATATTGCAGGTAATGCAAAATACGATGCTGCAACTGCCAACTGGGGCGGCAAGTGGAAAATGCCGACGATAGCTCAAATGAGGGAATTGAAAGATAAATGCACATGGGTGTTGATAAAGCTAAAAAATAGCAAGGGAGTGCTTGTTAAGGTAACTGGGCCGAATGAAAATTCAATTTTCCTCCCAGCGGCGGGGGACCGTGACGATTCTGATTTGTGGGGCGCAGGGAGTTTCGGCTTCTACTGGAGTTCTACTCCGTACGAGAACTTCAGCGACGGCGCTTACGACTTGGACTTCGGTTCGGATGGCCAGCACGTGAGCCGCCGCCGCTACAACGGGCTATCTGTTCGCCCCGTCTTAGAATAA
- a CDS encoding IS3 family transposase: MQIADHYLNWYRNDRCKFPLNGLSPIEYRKNLNLAV; this comes from the coding sequence ATTCAAATCGCTGACCATTATCTAAATTGGTATCGAAACGACCGATGCAAATTCCCCCTCAACGGACTCAGTCCAATCGAATACAGAAAAAACTTGAACCTTGCAGTTTAA